The sequence below is a genomic window from Citricoccus muralis.
CGTTCGCAAGGCGATGTTTCCGCTAGCGAGGGCGTTTGTTTCAACCAGGAAAAACGGGCCTCACGCGTCCTTCAGACCACAGTGAAGACCACCGACAAGGCGCCATGGATCAGCCCGAAGCCATCACGGTCCTGCTAAGTCTGTAGCCGACAGCGGGTAGCGCACCCGGAAGCGCTCGCACACCACCGGCATGTCCGGGGCATAGCCGCGCGGGTTCTCGGAATGCTCGCGCCAGAACCGCTCGTGGATGGCACGCCAGGCGGCCAGAGTGCGATCATGCTCGCCTTCCGCATGAGCGTGCTCCTCACTCACCTCCGCGAAGGGGACGACGGCGATCTCGGTGGTCTCCAGCAGCGCCCGGGGTGCCCCGCGCCCATCGAGAATGATACTGAGCTCCCCCACCGCTGGCACCGGTTCGCCGGTGTGCTCGTAGTCCCACAGCGGTGACGACGTCGCCGTCTTCACCCCGGCGAGCACCAGCTCCAACAGCCCGTCGGCGTGCTCCGGGGTCGCCCCGAACGCCCATGCTTCGGGTAGCTCCTCCGGCAATTCCGGCAACTCTGTACGGCACTGGCGCCAGAAGTCGTCAAGGGTGAGGGTCGCGGTCATGCTCCCCAGTCTAGTGGGGACCTACCGGCACAGATCAGCGGAACGTCGCTCTGAAGAGCGGGTTCTTCTTCACCACGTGGCCAGCGCCGCAGGACACCGTCGCGCGGGCTCCGCTCTTCACCCAGCTGGACGATTTGGAGAAGCTGCCACCCTTGCCTGCTGAGTACCAGCCACAGGTCACGGTGATCCGATACTGCGAGCCGCTGCCGAAACAGGTCACGGACAAATCGCGCCACTGATTGCTGGAGGTCGTGGCATTTGTACAGCTGGCCGCCTGTGCTGGCGCGGCGCCCACCACACCGGCAGAGAAGACGAGCGCCGTTGCACAGAGGACCGTTGCAAGCTTCTGTTTGAAATTCTTCATGGTGACTGCCTTTATCCTAGTCACGTCAGTGATGTACCTCACAGACGGACAGCACTCTGCGCCTCGCGCGCATCGACGACTACCCCTACTAGCAAGTCACTCAGATCACCGCGGACGTGGACTCCTGCCCGGGCAGATCCTGGCTCGCGGCCCACGACGCCAGCAACTGGAGCCGCTCGGCGGAGGCGGAGCCTGGTTCGGCGGCGTACACCGTCAGAGTGAGCCCCGGCGCGGATTCCAGGTTCATCCCTTCGTAAGCCAGTGTCAGCTCACCGACCACGGGGTGGCAGAACACCTTGCGCCCGGTGCCATGGTGGCGCACATCGTGCTGGCCCCAGAGCCGACGGAAGTCATCACTGAGCGTGCTCAACTCCCCCACGAGATCCTGCAGCCGTCCATCATGAGGGTCGCGCCCCGCTTCGGTGCGCAGATTCGCCACCGTCACCTGGGCGTAGAAGTCCCAGTCCGGGAAGAAGCTGTGAGCGCGTTCGTCGAGAAAGGTGAACCGGGCGATATTCGGGCGGTCCGGTGACATGGCGTACACGTCACGGTAGAAGGCACGGGCCAGCGGATTCGCAGCCACCAGGTCCATTCGGCCATTGCGGACGAATGCCGGACCGGCGGTCACCGCATCGAGCATCCACTGGAGGCTCTCGTGGGGCGGCTGTTCAGTCGAGCGACTGCGGCGCCGCGGACGCGCCGTTGGGCTGGACGCCTGCGCCAGGTCGAAGAGATGCGATCGTTCGGCGTCGTCGAGCAGCAGAGCCCGGGCCAGGGCGTCGAGCACCTCCGGAGAGGCGCCGCCGAGCGCGCCGCGCTCCAGCTTGGTGTAGTACTCCACGCTCACGCCGGCCAGCGTCGCGACCTCGCTGCGGCGCAGACCGGGCACGCGCCGGTTCGAGCCGCCGGGCAGCCCCACCTGCTGCGGCGTCACCTTCGCCCGGCGCGAGGTGAGGAACTCGCGCACATCGGCCTTGTTGTCCATCGTTCTACGGTAGGCCAGACCCGCCCGCCGGAGGGAGTCCCTGTCGGTACCTGTTTCGACCGGGCCTCCCAGCAGTACGCCGTCCGTGTTTTCATGGATACCAGACCAACCGCACCCCACCCCAGGAGCACCTCATGCGCGCTGTCATGCTGCACGCCCCCGGCGACATCCGAGTCGAAGACATCGAACGTCCCACCCTCGTCGAGCCCACCGACGCCATCATCCGCGTCACCGCCGCCTGCATCTGCGGCTCCGACCTCTGGCCCTACCGCGGCGCTGAGGACGTCCACGGCCCCGCCGCCATGGGGCACGAATACA
It includes:
- a CDS encoding ASCH domain-containing protein, coding for MTATLTLDDFWRQCRTELPELPEELPEAWAFGATPEHADGLLELVLAGVKTATSSPLWDYEHTGEPVPAVGELSIILDGRGAPRALLETTEIAVVPFAEVSEEHAHAEGEHDRTLAAWRAIHERFWREHSENPRGYAPDMPVVCERFRVRYPLSATDLAGP
- a CDS encoding helix-turn-helix domain-containing protein, with the protein product MDNKADVREFLTSRRAKVTPQQVGLPGGSNRRVPGLRRSEVATLAGVSVEYYTKLERGALGGASPEVLDALARALLLDDAERSHLFDLAQASSPTARPRRRSRSTEQPPHESLQWMLDAVTAGPAFVRNGRMDLVAANPLARAFYRDVYAMSPDRPNIARFTFLDERAHSFFPDWDFYAQVTVANLRTEAGRDPHDGRLQDLVGELSTLSDDFRRLWGQHDVRHHGTGRKVFCHPVVGELTLAYEGMNLESAPGLTLTVYAAEPGSASAERLQLLASWAASQDLPGQESTSAVI